The genomic window AGTTCTTAATACAGAAGAGTGGAAGCTTGTTTCTTTACTCATTGCTGCATTTAATTCTTGATGCATTGATTCGTCTAGTTTTACACCTAGTAAATCTTCAGTTCTAAGTGTGATTGCTGTAGACGGACGACATTGTTCTGCTACAACGTAATCACCATTGCCGTTTTGAATAATCAAAAGCAAGTCTGCAAAACTTAAGTCTGCTATTACCTGCCAGTCTGCTACAAGGTGATGCAGCCATTCGCGATCAGACTCATCAAAATCTGGACGCGTTGCAAGAATATGAGAAAAATCAGCCATAACCACAATAATATAGCCACATGGATAAATCTAAAACTATGGAGGATTTACTCCTACCAATTACGTGGCAACAAATTACAATAACTCTTTTAATAAAATAGTCTTATAAATTTCTGTTCATAGATTTCTGTTAATAAAATAAATTTACGACTTTCCATATTTGTACGAACAAAAGTTAGTTTAAATTTGCATCGTTTCTTATATTTCACTCCAAATCATGATTTGCATAATTTCTATGCAGCAAACCGAATACATTGACACCATATGTAACACCACTTATAATTTTATAAACACCAAAAACACGCTATTAACTGGGGGTGAAATGTCGCAATGGGACAAATTACTTAAGCGAATACTTAGCTTATCTAAAGATATGAGATTTGAGGAATTGAAAAAAGTGCTAGAAGCCTACGGATATGAAATGTGCAATCCAAGAAGCGGAAGCAGTCATTATACTTTTCGCAAAAATCACGCCAACCCAATTACAATTCCTAAGCATGAACCAATCAAAAAGATATACGTAGAAATGGTGAAATCTGTAGTAGAAGCAGAAGACGAAGAAATAAAAGAGGAAAATCAAATATGGTGAAAACACTTACGAATAAAACGCTTAGCTACTACATGTCACTCCCATACAAGCTGGAGATTGTAAAAGATCCAGATGAAGGCGGATTTGTGTCCTACTACCCTGATTTGCCAGGGTGCATGAGTTCTGGAGAATCCGAACAAGAAGCAGCAGCAAATGCGCAGGATGCTAAAAAGGCTTGGCTGGAAGCCGCACTTCAAAGCAAAGTAAACATAAAAGAGCCGTCTTACCATGAGATAAATGATTATTCTGGGCAATTCAAATTGCGTCTTCCTAAAGAATTACACAGACAATTGTCTGAGCAATCTCAAGCCGAAGGCATAAGCATGAACCAGTATTGCGTTTATCTTCTTTCGCAAAACAACGCTATTGAGCGCGTGCTTGAGCGAGCATAGAAAATAAATACCTAGCTATTTGCTAGCAATCACTCGCAATCACTTGCAACGCAATTTCAATACCTCGAAGCATATCAGCTAAACTCATAGAACTCGTACTCGGCTTATTGAGAATCTGCTCAGGCAAATACGGAACGTGAATGAAACCGCTCTTGATCGGCAATTTCTTAGTCTGGCAATAATGACAAACACTGTAAAGCACGTCATTACACACGTATGCGCCCGCAGAAAAAGACACAGACGCCGGCAATTTTGCTTTATTTAAAGCATCAACTATGTTTACAACTGGCAAAGTCGCTTTATAAGCCACATCACCATCTTGCACAACAGGCTCATACCAAGGCTTATATCCACTATTATCCGGTATGCGCGCAGCTCTACAGTTAATACCAACATACTCGACATTAAAACAAGCAGAACCGCCAAATTGCCCTAACGAAAGCACAGCATTAGGATGAACTTCCTCTATTTTCTCAATAACTTTTTGCGCACCCTTGTTAAATTCCGTAGGAATCTGCAAACGAACAAGTTCCACACCCTCAGGCGCATGCACTGATTGCGCAATCTCCCACGACGGATTTATAGACTCATTATCAAACGGCGTAAAACCAGTAATCAAAATACGCATTAAAATACCCCCTCATACAACTCTCACTTATCAAACTTTATCAAAGTTTATCAAAAGACATTGCGAAAACTATATATACACGAATGCACTTATATAAAACACTCACGATTCTATTACATACTTCACGTTCATAGAAAAGATTAAATCGTAATTACAACTTATACAATAATCAGAAACAACACACCTAGAATCAAAATTAGCAAGACTCGTATCAATGTAATAAGATTTAGTACCAGCGTGTAACTAACGAACAATGTTGTTAATAGCACGCATATGAAAATTAAACAATAACATCGACGACGAAAAGAGATTACCGATGACCAAGATTATTCAGATTGGCGCAAATCATGCTGGCACTGCCTGCGCTAACACCATTTTGAGCTACCCAGGAAACGATCTTACAATTTACGATCAGAATAGCAACATTTCCTTCCTTTGCTGCGGTATGGCTTTGTGGATTGGAAAGCAGATTCAAAGCAGCGATGGTCTGTTCTACCAGAAGCCAGAAGATTTCGTTAAAAAGGGCGCAAAAGTAAATCTTGAAAGCAAAGTTCTAGACATTGATTACGCAAAGAAAGAAGTTACTGTAGAGCTTAAAGACGGCACTGTTATTCACGATTCTTACGATAAACTCGTTCTAGCTACTGGTAGCCTTCCAAACAAGCCACGCATTAAAGGCATTGACTTGGAAAACGTGCAAATGGTAAAGCTTTTCCAGAACGCGCAAACTGTTATTGCTAAGCTTCAAGAGCGCGATTTTAATAACGTTGTGGTTCTTGGCGGCGGCTACATTGGCGTGGAACTTGCGGAAGCTTTTAAGCGCCTTGGCAAGAACGTGACTCTTATTGACATGGAAGACCATATTCTTAACGGCTATTTTGACCCAGAGTTTTCCGATAATTTGAAGCAGATTATGGAAGATAAGGGCATTAAGTTTGAGCTTGGTCAAGCTGTTGAAGAGATTGTTGGAGATACTGAAGTTAAGGCTGTTAAAACAAGCAAGGGTACTTACGATGCCGACATGGTGATTTGTGCTATTGGATTCCACCCAAATGTTGCTCTTGGAAAAGATCATTTGAAGCAATACGAAAACGGCGCTTTCCTTGTTGATAAAAAGCAGCAAACTTCCGACCCAGACGTGTACGCTATTGGCGATTGCGCTACAATCTACGACAACGCTCGAGACCGCGTAAACTACATTGCGCTCGCTACTAATGCCGTTAGAAGCGGCTTGATTGCAGGCCACAACGTTTGCGGAACTCCTGTAGAAACCGAGGGCGTGCAAGGCTCTAGCGCAATGATGATTTACGACTACAAGCTTGTTTGCACTGGTTTGAGCTTAACGGCTGCTCAAAAAGAGGGCATGGACGTTGATTACGTTGATTTTGAGGATACTCAAAAGCCTGCGTTTATGGAAGTTGAGAATCCAAAAGTTAAGATTCGCATTGTTTACAAGAAGGATTCTAAGGTGATTGTTGGATGCCAATTGGCTTCTAACTACGATATGTCTGCAGCAATCCACCTGTTCTCTCTTGCTATTCAAAAGAAAGTCACGATTAAAGAGCTTGCATTGTGTGATATCTTCTTTATGCCTCACTTCAACCAGCCATACAATTACATTACGATGGCAGCTTACACGGCTTTGTTGAAGGGATGATTAGCTTCTGATTAATCTCTGCTGATTAAGTTCTGCGATTAGCTTAAATCGCGTTTATTAAACCAAGCAATTTGTTCTATAATGGAGCGGTTGCTTGGTTTTTTAATCATCCGCGCACAAATCGCGAATTAAAACGCGCATATTAGCGTAAGACGTACAAATTAAAACAAAGGAGTCTAGGATGAAGCAGCTATCTATTAAGCCAACTATTCACAAATTTGAAAATACGCGCGATTTTGCGCAAGAATTTAAGCTTGGCAAAGACGATTTGGTTATTACAAACAAGTACATTTGGGAGCCTTATTTTGGCGATTTAAATCTTGATTGTAATGTGATTTTCCAAGAAAACTACGGCAAGGGCGAGCCAAGCGACGAAATGGTTGACGCGATTGTTCGAGATATTCACACTACTCCAAGGCGCGTGATTGGCATTGGCGGCGGCACTGTTTTGGATATTTCTAAAGTTTGCGCGTTAAAGCAAACAAGCCCGCTTGAAGACTTGATTGATGGCAAGATTCCTGCGCAAAAAGGCGCAGATCTTATTCTTGTTCCAACTACTTGCGGCACTGGTTCCGAAGTTACAAACGTTGCCGTGTTCTCGCTCACAAAGCGCAACACTAAAAAGGGTTTGGCAAACGATTCTTGCTACGCTACAGACGCGGTTCTTATTCCAGAATTGTTAAAGAGCCTGCCTGATTACGTTTTTGCAACCAGCTCTATTGATGCTCTTACGCATTCTATTGAGTCTGCACTCTCCCCTATTGCAACAGAGCTTACAAAAATGTTTAGTTACAAGGCTTGCGGTCTTATTTTGCAAAGCTACATGCGAGTTGTTAAGGAAGGTAGCAGCGCTAAAGCCCAAGTTGTAAGCGACTTGGTTTCGGCAAGTCTTTACGCTGGCATTGCATTTGGTAATGCCGGATGCGGTTGCGTGCACGCTATGGCTTATCCTCTTGGCGGCACTTTCCACGTGGCTCATGGCGAAACGAACGCCGCGCTTCTTACAAGCGTTTTGCGCTACTATGCTAAGCACGAAGAGAATAGCGCTAGCGCAGAAAACACTGAGCTTTCTAAGCTTTTTGACTTTATGGCAAATATTCTTGAATGCCAAAAAGCAGACGTATTAAACAATCTTGACGAAGTTCTTAACACGATTCTCCCTAAGCACAAGCTTCACGAGTATGGAATGACCAAAGACATGATTCGCGATTGGGCTTCAAGCGTTGTTAAAGAGCAGCAGCGACTTCTAAAGAACTCGTACATGCATATGAGCGAAGATGCTATTGCCGAAGTCTACGCATCTACTTTCTAATATATAGTTAACAGTGAGATTTTCAATTATTAACGAAAATTTCTCATCTTCTCAAAAATAGACCCTACAAATCTTGTAGGGTCTATTTTTATTCTCACAGCTTGCTTACTTCGTTAGATTTCCATCCGTTAGATTTCCATCCGTTCGTTAGAATGCTGTTCGTTAGATTGCCACAGGAGTCTCATACGAATTATCGAAGAACATGCGCTCCAGCTTTACTGCACGCGCAAAATATTCTCGAGCAATATCAGCATCCTTAGGACCAATACGATCCAACTCATCACGCAAGAACCCTACAAACTTGTGGAATCCTTCATAATCATGCAGGTCGATCCACTGGTAATGAACCTTGCGTTCAGGACGCTTACCTTCAGCATTTGATGCCCACGTAAGATATATCCATTCCGTAACGTTTAACACGGCTAGCACGGCAGCATAATGTCCACTGTGAGCCGCGTCTAAAAACATCTTTTTAAATTCGCGAGTTGCTTCAGTGTCTGGAATTTTATTGCGGAAAGATTCAGGAGTATTAAATTCGTTAAACGCATCCACAAAATACGTATTCTCATCTCCCGCTACCTCACCAATATATTTCGAAAACACGAGACGAGAATCAAGTGTGTCTGCTGTCGTAACTGCAGCACCAAGCAGAGCCAAGAAACTATCTAAAAATCGGTAGTCTTGAATTAAATATCCAGCTAATACAGCATCAGGAATAGTGCCCTCAACTAACTCGTTAACAAAACTATGATGAATAGCAGCATCCCATGTTTCGATATTCTCATTTTTTAATTCGTCGGTAAATCGTGCAGTCATTGACACGTCCTTTCTCTCTGTAACTCATATAAGCCCTTAGGTAGATTAATATAATTGCGCATAGTTGCGTTAGCCATACCAGTTACGTCATATACAGTTCACATATAGTCGTATAGTTATGCACAACCGAGCACTGCTCGTACACCTAGCTGAACAACTACGCTAGTATGAACAATATCATAAGTAGTCATACTTAACTTGGGTACAAATTTGAGCAGCACTCGGTTGCAATTTTTATATTATGGTAACTTCAGTAACTTCAGCAATCACAGTAATTACTCCCTACTCATTGTCGTATTCTCATGCCTCCAATGTAATTACTGGATGCAAATCAAACATAGTAACTGTGCGCTTTACACAATCAACAATGCTTGTTATTGCAATCGCAATAATGCCAAATATTACAAGAATTCCAATGCTGGAGGCTATTGCTCCACTGTTTCTTCCAGCCATAGCTTGACGAAGCCCAAGAATCGAGTACGTCATAGGCAAGTATGGGTGAACTGCTCTAAAGAACGATGGCGTCATTTGCACTGGGAAAGTTCCTGCAGAGCTAGTGATTTGCAACATAAGCAGCACAATCGCAACTATTCTTCCTGGAATCTTAAACACTACCATAATCATTTGCATTATGGCCATAAAGACTATTGACGCTATAATCCCCAGCGCGTAGAATGCACCAACATTGTCGATTTGCAACTTCAACGCTCCGTGAACAACGCCCATAAGAATTACAGCTTGCACAACGCCCATAATCACAAACGGCGTAAAACTAATAAGCGCACTTTTAAGCGGATTCATGCCATTAAGTATTGCTCGCCTATCCATAACCCTTAAAACAAAGGTTGCCATAAGCGCGCCAACCCAAAGGCCTATCGAAATAAAGTAAGGCGCAAAGCCAGTTCCATAGTTTTCAACATGCGAATAATCATGCTCTTTAAGCGCAACTGGCGCACTCATCATCTTGCTTTTTTGCTTAATATTGTTGATTTTTCCAGACTTTTGAGCATCCTTAAGCCCGTCATGCAACTTTTTTGCGCCTTCAACCAGCTTTGGAGTATTATCCGAAAGCTTTTTAGCACCGGAATTAAGCTGATCAGAACCGTTCACTATTTTCGCTGAACCTTGAGCTGCTGCATTCACACCATTATTTAGTTTCTCGCTACCGTTACTTACTTGAGCCAAACCTTCAGCAAGACTATTCGCTCCAGCAGCAAGTTTATTTGAGCCAGTATTAACAGCCTCAAAACCTTGAGATATTGCGTCAGCGCCGCCCTTTATTTGCAAGCTTCCATCAGAAAGCTTGTCTGCTCCAGCGCTTAAAGCAGAAAGATTTGTTTCGAGAAAATTAGAATTTTCACCTAATCCTTCTGCCAAACTTTGCAAATTAGCAAGCACGTCTTCTTTTGTTACTGCTGGGTTTTGCGCTTGCATAAGAAGACCCGCAAGTTTCGTTTTAGTTTCAGCATTTCCAGCTTTAACATGTTCTTCTAATTCGTTGCTTGAAGCTGCAAGCTTTTGAGCTCCTTCATAGAATTCGTCTGTTGCAGCCGATAACCTTTGCGTTCCTTCGCTTAACTGTTGAGCTCCGTTTGCTAAATCTTGCGTTTTTTGTGCAAGATATTGTGCTCCTTCTTTGCTGCGAGCATTGGCTTCAGTTAGCGTATTCGCTCCTTTTTGAAGCTCCCCTAATCCGCCTTGCAATTTTCTAAGCGAAGCAGAAAGTTTATTCGACCCATCTGCAAGCTTATTTATTCCGCCTTGCAAAGACTTTGATCCTTCATGCAATGCTCCAGCACCGTTTGCAGCAGCACCAAGGGAATCAGAAGCTGAGTTAACTTTCGCAAACATGTGCTCCCAATACTCTTGCGCAATAGCTTCACTTATTTCGCTACGTATAGTGCGGAAAGCGGTCTTACCAATCTGAGATGCCAGCATATTACTTGCCTGATCGTATTTTACGTGAAGCTTTGCTTTAGTAGGAGTATCGTATTGCGCAGAAGCAATGCACTTACTGAATGAAGCTGGAATAGTTGCTACCATAAAGTAATCGC from Gardnerella vaginalis ATCC 14018 = JCM 11026 includes these protein-coding regions:
- a CDS encoding type II toxin-antitoxin system HicA family toxin; the protein is MQQTEYIDTICNTTYNFINTKNTLLTGGEMSQWDKLLKRILSLSKDMRFEELKKVLEAYGYEMCNPRSGSSHYTFRKNHANPITIPKHEPIKKIYVEMVKSVVEAEDEEIKEENQIW
- a CDS encoding pyroglutamyl-peptidase I, whose product is MRILITGFTPFDNESINPSWEIAQSVHAPEGVELVRLQIPTEFNKGAQKVIEKIEEVHPNAVLSLGQFGGSACFNVEYVGINCRAARIPDNSGYKPWYEPVVQDGDVAYKATLPVVNIVDALNKAKLPASVSFSAGAYVCNDVLYSVCHYCQTKKLPIKSGFIHVPYLPEQILNKPSTSSMSLADMLRGIEIALQVIASDC
- a CDS encoding type II toxin-antitoxin system HicB family antitoxin, with protein sequence MVKTLTNKTLSYYMSLPYKLEIVKDPDEGGFVSYYPDLPGCMSSGESEQEAAANAQDAKKAWLEAALQSKVNIKEPSYHEINDYSGQFKLRLPKELHRQLSEQSQAEGISMNQYCVYLLSQNNAIERVLERA
- the nox gene encoding H2O-forming NADH oxidase; this translates as MTKIIQIGANHAGTACANTILSYPGNDLTIYDQNSNISFLCCGMALWIGKQIQSSDGLFYQKPEDFVKKGAKVNLESKVLDIDYAKKEVTVELKDGTVIHDSYDKLVLATGSLPNKPRIKGIDLENVQMVKLFQNAQTVIAKLQERDFNNVVVLGGGYIGVELAEAFKRLGKNVTLIDMEDHILNGYFDPEFSDNLKQIMEDKGIKFELGQAVEEIVGDTEVKAVKTSKGTYDADMVICAIGFHPNVALGKDHLKQYENGAFLVDKKQQTSDPDVYAIGDCATIYDNARDRVNYIALATNAVRSGLIAGHNVCGTPVETEGVQGSSAMMIYDYKLVCTGLSLTAAQKEGMDVDYVDFEDTQKPAFMEVENPKVKIRIVYKKDSKVIVGCQLASNYDMSAAIHLFSLAIQKKVTIKELALCDIFFMPHFNQPYNYITMAAYTALLKG
- a CDS encoding TenA family protein, whose translation is MTARFTDELKNENIETWDAAIHHSFVNELVEGTIPDAVLAGYLIQDYRFLDSFLALLGAAVTTADTLDSRLVFSKYIGEVAGDENTYFVDAFNEFNTPESFRNKIPDTEATREFKKMFLDAAHSGHYAAVLAVLNVTEWIYLTWASNAEGKRPERKVHYQWIDLHDYEGFHKFVGFLRDELDRIGPKDADIAREYFARAVKLERMFFDNSYETPVAI
- a CDS encoding 4-hydroxybutyrate dehydrogenase, translated to MKQLSIKPTIHKFENTRDFAQEFKLGKDDLVITNKYIWEPYFGDLNLDCNVIFQENYGKGEPSDEMVDAIVRDIHTTPRRVIGIGGGTVLDISKVCALKQTSPLEDLIDGKIPAQKGADLILVPTTCGTGSEVTNVAVFSLTKRNTKKGLANDSCYATDAVLIPELLKSLPDYVFATSSIDALTHSIESALSPIATELTKMFSYKACGLILQSYMRVVKEGSSAKAQVVSDLVSASLYAGIAFGNAGCGCVHAMAYPLGGTFHVAHGETNAALLTSVLRYYAKHEENSASAENTELSKLFDFMANILECQKADVLNNLDEVLNTILPKHKLHEYGMTKDMIRDWASSVVKEQQRLLKNSYMHMSEDAIAEVYASTF
- a CDS encoding YhgE/Pip domain-containing protein, whose amino-acid sequence is MRVNTIVLAFRELNNAIKGKARKLVIGTVALIPLLYGSLYLWAFTNPYKTLDTVPVAVVVEDNGAIINGKMRNVGNEIKNRLKNQKDGSEGFQWNFVNSAKANKGLKNGDYFMVATIPASFSKCIASAQYDTPTKAKLHVKYDQASNMLASQIGKTAFRTIRSEISEAIAQEYWEHMFAKVNSASDSLGAAANGAGALHEGSKSLQGGINKLADGSNKLSASLRKLQGGLGELQKGANTLTEANARSKEGAQYLAQKTQDLANGAQQLSEGTQRLSAATDEFYEGAQKLAASSNELEEHVKAGNAETKTKLAGLLMQAQNPAVTKEDVLANLQSLAEGLGENSNFLETNLSALSAGADKLSDGSLQIKGGADAISQGFEAVNTGSNKLAAGANSLAEGLAQVSNGSEKLNNGVNAAAQGSAKIVNGSDQLNSGAKKLSDNTPKLVEGAKKLHDGLKDAQKSGKINNIKQKSKMMSAPVALKEHDYSHVENYGTGFAPYFISIGLWVGALMATFVLRVMDRRAILNGMNPLKSALISFTPFVIMGVVQAVILMGVVHGALKLQIDNVGAFYALGIIASIVFMAIMQMIMVVFKIPGRIVAIVLLMLQITSSAGTFPVQMTPSFFRAVHPYLPMTYSILGLRQAMAGRNSGAIASSIGILVIFGIIAIAITSIVDCVKRTVTMFDLHPVITLEA